The Coffea arabica cultivar ET-39 chromosome 4e, Coffea Arabica ET-39 HiFi, whole genome shotgun sequence genome includes a window with the following:
- the LOC113739845 gene encoding zinc finger CCCH domain-containing protein 67 isoform X2: MGGGASTTMESKPSEEKQHFQCSEHQNPQNGVAPQNPQSAERGLVKPQSSEPETTPVSSSDHHLTVIGAELKPQMLPVESKGGSGAGDEIDGQNGLDEDGILRKTLDEEIHQVIYKEALNEAVMNLALGEDRNGEVEVGLGMGTNGEEFWEGGSDVLRGRGVDVDELFQGRYGNDEVGGEVEGEENYGTEEASGYSGDRTYNRRFEYPLRLDAEDCAYYMKTGSCKFGMNCKFNHPPKRRNQGTRDKAKPRVEDSERLGQTECKYYLTSGGCKFGSACKYNHSREKSALAPVVEFNFLGLPIRPGEKECPYYMRTGSCKYGSNCKFNHPDPTSVAGNDHASGFVAGGSAQLHGAAQTSASSWSSASMIFPPAQGMPSNAEWNGYQATVYPTSERSLPTPPAFAMNNPVSETNFYAPLQQQMPVDEYPQRPGQPDCSYFLKTGDCKYKANCRFNHPKFQSSKSTSCALSDKGLPLRPDQSICSFYNRYGICKFGPACKFDHPENWGKSVASGGVRMARNEMEAGFS; this comes from the exons ATGGGCGGTGGGGCATCAACCACAATGGAATCGAAACCTTCTGAGGAGAAACAACATTTTCAGTGTTCAGAGCATCAGAACCCCCAAAACGGCGTCGCGCCTCAAAACCCCCAATCTGCTGAACGAGGGCTTGTTAAACCTCAGTCGTCCGAACCGGAAACGACGCCGGTTTCTTCCTCCGATCATCATTTGACGGTGATCGGTGCGGAATTGAAGCCGCAAATGCTGCCGGTGGAGAGCAAAGGAGGGTCCGGAGCTGGGGATGAAATCGATGGTCAAAATGGGCTGGATGAAGATGGGATTTTGCGGAAGACCCTGGATGAAGAGATTCATCAAGTGATTTATAAAGAGGCATTGAATGAAGCCGTGATGAATTTAGCTTTGGGGGAGGATAGGAACGGGGAGGTAGAGGTGGGTTTGGGGATGGGAACGAATGGGGAGGAGTTTTGGGAAGGTGGGAGTGATGTGCTGAGGGGTAGAGGTGTGGATGTTGATGAATTATTCCAGGGGAGATATGGGAATGATGAGGTTGGGGGTGAGGTGGAAGGGGAGGAAAATTATGGGACTGAAGAAGCTAGTGGGTACAGTGGTGATAGGACTTACAATAGGAGGTTTGAGTATCCGTTGAGGCTAGACGCTGAGGATTGCGCCTATTACATGAAAACAGGGAGCTGTAAATTTGGAATGAATTGCAAGTTTAATCATCCTCCGAAAAGGAGGAATCAG GGTACTAGGGACAAAGCAAAGCCAAGGGTAGAAGACTCAGAACGGCTAGGACAGACTGAATGCAAG TATTACCTGACTTCAGGCGGGTGTAAATTTGGTAGTGCTTGCAAGTACAATCATAGCAGGGAGAAAAGTGCACTGGCACCCGTTGTAGAGTTTAACTTTCTAGGCCTTCCCATTCGACCG GGAGAAAAAGAGTGCCCCTACTACATGCGTACTGGCTCCTGCAAGTATGGATCAAATTGCAAGTTTAACCATCCTGATCCTACTTCTGTAGCAGGAAACGACCATGCTTCGGGTTTTGTTGCTGGTGGATCTGCTCAATTGCATGGTGCTGCCCAGACAAGTGCCTCATCCTGGTCTTCAGCATCAATGATATTTCCACCAGCCCAAGGCATGCCTTCAAATGCTGAATGGAATGGGTATCAG GCTACGGTCTACCCAACATCGGAGAGGAGTTTACCCACACCTCCAGCATTTGCAATGAACAACCCAGTATCTGAGACCAATTTCTATGCACCGCTCCAACAGCAAATGCCAGTTGATGAATATCCTCAGCGACCTGGTCAGCCTGACTGCAGTTATTTCTTGAAAACTGGAGACTGTAAATACAAAGCTAATTGCAGATTTAACCATCCTAAGTTTCAAAGTTCCAAGTCAACATCATGTGCTCTTAGCGATAAGGGTTTGCCTCTGAGACCT GATCAATCAATCTGCTCGTTTTACAACCGTTATGGCATTTGCAAGTTTGGTCCTGCTTGCAAGTTTGACCATCCAGAAAATTGGGGCAAATCAGTAGCTTCTGGTGGAGTTAGAATGGCGAGAAATGAAATGGAAGCAGGTTTCTCTTAA
- the LOC113739845 gene encoding zinc finger CCCH domain-containing protein 67 isoform X1 produces MGGGASTTMESKPSEEKQHFQCSEHQNPQNGVAPQNPQSAERGLVKPQSSEPETTPVSSSDHHLTVIGAELKPQMLPVESKGGSGAGDEIDGQNGLDEDGILRKTLDEEIHQVIYKEALNEAVMNLALGEDRNGEVEVGLGMGTNGEEFWEGGSDVLRGRGVDVDELFQGRYGNDEVGGEVEGEENYGTEEASGYSGDRTYNRRFEYPLRLDAEDCAYYMKTGSCKFGMNCKFNHPPKRRNQGTRDKAKPRVEDSERLGQTECKYYLTSGGCKFGSACKYNHSREKSALAPVVEFNFLGLPIRPQGEKECPYYMRTGSCKYGSNCKFNHPDPTSVAGNDHASGFVAGGSAQLHGAAQTSASSWSSASMIFPPAQGMPSNAEWNGYQATVYPTSERSLPTPPAFAMNNPVSETNFYAPLQQQMPVDEYPQRPGQPDCSYFLKTGDCKYKANCRFNHPKFQSSKSTSCALSDKGLPLRPDQSICSFYNRYGICKFGPACKFDHPENWGKSVASGGVRMARNEMEAGFS; encoded by the exons ATGGGCGGTGGGGCATCAACCACAATGGAATCGAAACCTTCTGAGGAGAAACAACATTTTCAGTGTTCAGAGCATCAGAACCCCCAAAACGGCGTCGCGCCTCAAAACCCCCAATCTGCTGAACGAGGGCTTGTTAAACCTCAGTCGTCCGAACCGGAAACGACGCCGGTTTCTTCCTCCGATCATCATTTGACGGTGATCGGTGCGGAATTGAAGCCGCAAATGCTGCCGGTGGAGAGCAAAGGAGGGTCCGGAGCTGGGGATGAAATCGATGGTCAAAATGGGCTGGATGAAGATGGGATTTTGCGGAAGACCCTGGATGAAGAGATTCATCAAGTGATTTATAAAGAGGCATTGAATGAAGCCGTGATGAATTTAGCTTTGGGGGAGGATAGGAACGGGGAGGTAGAGGTGGGTTTGGGGATGGGAACGAATGGGGAGGAGTTTTGGGAAGGTGGGAGTGATGTGCTGAGGGGTAGAGGTGTGGATGTTGATGAATTATTCCAGGGGAGATATGGGAATGATGAGGTTGGGGGTGAGGTGGAAGGGGAGGAAAATTATGGGACTGAAGAAGCTAGTGGGTACAGTGGTGATAGGACTTACAATAGGAGGTTTGAGTATCCGTTGAGGCTAGACGCTGAGGATTGCGCCTATTACATGAAAACAGGGAGCTGTAAATTTGGAATGAATTGCAAGTTTAATCATCCTCCGAAAAGGAGGAATCAG GGTACTAGGGACAAAGCAAAGCCAAGGGTAGAAGACTCAGAACGGCTAGGACAGACTGAATGCAAG TATTACCTGACTTCAGGCGGGTGTAAATTTGGTAGTGCTTGCAAGTACAATCATAGCAGGGAGAAAAGTGCACTGGCACCCGTTGTAGAGTTTAACTTTCTAGGCCTTCCCATTCGACCG CAGGGAGAAAAAGAGTGCCCCTACTACATGCGTACTGGCTCCTGCAAGTATGGATCAAATTGCAAGTTTAACCATCCTGATCCTACTTCTGTAGCAGGAAACGACCATGCTTCGGGTTTTGTTGCTGGTGGATCTGCTCAATTGCATGGTGCTGCCCAGACAAGTGCCTCATCCTGGTCTTCAGCATCAATGATATTTCCACCAGCCCAAGGCATGCCTTCAAATGCTGAATGGAATGGGTATCAG GCTACGGTCTACCCAACATCGGAGAGGAGTTTACCCACACCTCCAGCATTTGCAATGAACAACCCAGTATCTGAGACCAATTTCTATGCACCGCTCCAACAGCAAATGCCAGTTGATGAATATCCTCAGCGACCTGGTCAGCCTGACTGCAGTTATTTCTTGAAAACTGGAGACTGTAAATACAAAGCTAATTGCAGATTTAACCATCCTAAGTTTCAAAGTTCCAAGTCAACATCATGTGCTCTTAGCGATAAGGGTTTGCCTCTGAGACCT GATCAATCAATCTGCTCGTTTTACAACCGTTATGGCATTTGCAAGTTTGGTCCTGCTTGCAAGTTTGACCATCCAGAAAATTGGGGCAAATCAGTAGCTTCTGGTGGAGTTAGAATGGCGAGAAATGAAATGGAAGCAGGTTTCTCTTAA